One genomic window of Misgurnus anguillicaudatus chromosome 12, ASM2758022v2, whole genome shotgun sequence includes the following:
- the nr2f1b gene encoding nuclear receptor subfamily 2 group F member 1-B, which yields MAMVVSVWRDPQEESGGSLDDHTGSGKDHHNPRLSAASHSPNAGVSSADDKGQTSAPTQQHVECVVCGDKSSGKHYGQFTCEGCKSFFKRSVRRNLTYTCRANRTCPVDQHHRNQCQYCRLKKCLKVGMRREAVQRGRMAPNQPNPGHYMLTNGDPLTGQCYLSGYISLLLRAESYPASRYGNQCMQSGNIMSIENICELAARLLFSAVEWAKNIPFFPDLQITDQVSLLRLTWSELFVLNAAQCAMPIHVAPLLAAAGLHASPMTADRVVAFMDHIRFFQEQVEKLKALQVDSAEYSCAKAIVLFTSDACGLSDVPHIEGLQEKSQCALEEYVRSQYPNQPMRFGKLLLRLPALRMVSSAVIEQLFFVRLVGKTPIETLIRDMLLSGSNFNWPYMSIQ from the exons ATGGCCATGGTGGTGAGTGTGTGGAGGGACCCGCAGGAGGAATCAGGGGGATCATTGGATGATCACACCGGATCGGGAAAAGACCACCACAACCCGCGCCTGAGCGCAGCATCGCACTCTCCAAACGCTGGAGTCTCATCGGCGGATGATAAAGGGCAGACGTCAGCGCCGACCCAGCAGCATGTTGAATGCGTGGTTTGCGGTGATAAATCCAGCGGGAAACATTACGGACAGTTCACGTGCGAGGGCTGCAAAAGTTTCTTTAAACGAAGTGTTCGACGGAACTTAACGTACACGTGCCGGGCCAACAGAACCTGCCCAGTGGACCAGCACCACAGGAACCAGTGCCAGTACTGCCGACTGAAGAAATGTCTAAAAGTGGGAATGAGGCGAGAAG CGGTTCAGCGAGGACGAATGGCCCCGAACCAGCCGAACCCAGGCCATTACATGCTGACCAACGGAGACCCACTGACCGGTCAGTGTTACCTGTCCGGTTACATCTCTCTCCTGCTACGGGCTGAGTCCTATCCTGCCTCCCGATACGGCAACCAATGCATGCAATCCGGTAATATCATGAGCATAGAGAACATCTGCGAGCTGGCGGCCCGTTTGCTCTTCAGCGCGGTGGAATGGGCCAAGAACATCCCGTTCTTTCCTGATCTCCAAATCACGGATCAGGTGTCTCTGCTCAGACTCACCTGGAGCGAGCTTTTTGTTCTGAACGCGGCCCAGTGCGCAATGCCCATCCACGTGGCCCCTCTCCTTGCCGCCGCCGGACTTCACGCCTCACCGATGACCGCGGACCGGGTCGTGGCCTTCATGGATCATATCCGATTCTTCCAGGAGCAGGTGGAGAAACTCAAGGCCCTGCAGGTGGACTCTGCCGAATACAGCTGTGCCAAAGCAATAGTGCTGTTCACGTCAG ATGCATGCGGTCTGTCAGATGTGCCGCACATTGAAGGGCTTCAGGAGAAATCTCAGTGCGCACTGGAGGAGTACGTGCGCAGTCAGTACCCGAATCAACCCATGCGCTTCGGCAAGCTGCTGCTGAGACTCCCCGCTCTTCGTATGGTCTCATCCGCCGTCATCGAACAGCTTTTCTTCGTTCGTCTGGTGGGTAAAACCCCAATTGAAACGCTTATAAGGGACATGCTGCTATCTGGGAGTAATTTCAACTGGCCATATATGTCCATTCAATGA